One window of Tenacibaculum maritimum NCIMB 2154 genomic DNA carries:
- the epsC gene encoding serine O-acetyltransferase EpsC, which yields MNNSIEKNILKNYNICLKDTVETFTKSLFYSLFDEEYKLLNQKSIEEKFFKIASRLSIPDAQEIWNNYRDRFIRIREKLDLDAIAFEQNDPACKSLEEVYLAYPGFHAIAVYRLSHELVKLNVRILPRMMSEYIHGVTGTDIHPGATIGRSFFIDHATGIVIGETTTIKHNVKIYQGVTLGGIQVKKELAATKRHPTIENNVTIYANATILGGDVIIGKNSIIGANVCITSSIPENALVTYQSENKIILKKTHNED from the coding sequence ATGAACAATAGCATAGAAAAAAATATTTTAAAGAATTATAATATCTGTTTAAAAGATACTGTTGAAACTTTTACAAAAAGCTTATTCTATTCACTATTTGATGAAGAATACAAACTACTGAATCAAAAAAGCATAGAGGAAAAATTCTTTAAAATAGCAAGTAGATTATCCATTCCAGACGCGCAAGAAATATGGAATAACTACCGAGATCGTTTTATAAGGATCAGGGAAAAATTAGACCTAGACGCTATCGCTTTTGAACAAAATGATCCTGCCTGCAAAAGTTTAGAAGAAGTATATTTGGCTTATCCCGGATTTCATGCTATAGCTGTATATCGGTTAAGTCACGAATTGGTTAAATTAAATGTTCGTATTTTACCCAGAATGATGAGTGAATATATTCACGGAGTAACAGGCACTGATATTCATCCAGGAGCCACTATTGGACGCTCTTTTTTTATAGATCATGCAACAGGAATTGTGATCGGTGAAACAACCACAATTAAACATAATGTAAAAATATACCAAGGAGTCACTCTAGGAGGCATTCAAGTTAAAAAAGAGCTTGCAGCTACTAAAAGGCATCCTACTATTGAAAACAATGTAACGATTTATGCAAATGCTACCATTTTAGGAGGAGACGTTATTATTGGCAAAAACAGCATTATTGGAGCAAACGTTTGTATTACCTCCTCTATTCCTGAAAATGCATTAGTTACTTATCAATCAGAAAACAAAATTATTTTAAAAAAAACACACAATGAAGACTAA
- a CDS encoding precorrin-2 dehydrogenase/sirohydrochlorin ferrochelatase family protein — protein sequence MTQKKRNNLYPIFLKTHELNILLVGAGNVGLEKLSFLLKSSPDAKVEIVAIEILPEIINLAQKHQVEITKSFYSNIYLKNKDLAIVATDNLEVNKQVYNDCKQHNILVNVADTPSLCDFYLGGIVTKGNVKIAISTNGKSPTTAKRLRQFFEEVIPEDINELVENLNKFRKTIKGSFEKKVETLNKLTEKLIH from the coding sequence ATGACTCAAAAAAAACGAAATAACCTCTACCCTATTTTCCTAAAAACACATGAACTAAATATACTATTAGTAGGGGCAGGAAATGTAGGATTGGAAAAACTAAGCTTTTTGTTAAAATCAAGTCCTGATGCAAAAGTTGAAATAGTAGCTATTGAAATATTGCCTGAAATAATCAATTTAGCTCAAAAACATCAAGTAGAAATTACCAAAAGCTTCTATAGCAATATTTACTTAAAAAACAAAGATTTAGCAATTGTAGCTACCGACAACCTTGAAGTTAACAAACAGGTATATAATGACTGTAAACAACATAATATATTAGTAAATGTAGCTGATACACCAAGCTTATGCGACTTTTATTTAGGAGGTATCGTAACAAAAGGAAATGTAAAAATAGCTATTTCAACAAACGGAAAATCTCCTACAACTGCTAAAAGATTACGTCAGTTTTTTGAAGAGGTTATTCCTGAAGATATCAATGAGTTGGTTGAAAACTTAAATAAGTTCAGAAAAACTATCAAAGGTAGTTTTGAGAAAAAAGTAGAAACATTAAATAAATTAACAGAAAAGTTAATACACTAA
- the cobA gene encoding uroporphyrinogen-III C-methyltransferase yields MKNLPKLTVVGAGPGDVELITLKAINALKKADVVLYDALVNNDLLKYVNPNAEIIFVGKRRGCYRYQQQQINELIVNRGHSHGHVVRLKGGDPFIFGRGAEEIEYAAKFGLATAVVPGISSSLAVPASQNIPLTKRGSSESFWVITGTTKQHQISNDIALAAKSSATVVILMGMGKLSQIIQLFQQEKKGHLPVAIIQNGTTSQEKVGIGTVNTIQDVVDKEKLSNPAIIILGEVVNNRKELYNIQSQINTSIAV; encoded by the coding sequence ATGAAAAACCTACCTAAATTGACCGTAGTTGGCGCAGGGCCAGGGGACGTTGAGTTAATCACCTTAAAAGCGATCAACGCATTAAAAAAAGCGGATGTTGTTCTATACGATGCTTTAGTAAACAATGATTTACTAAAATATGTGAATCCTAATGCTGAAATTATTTTTGTAGGTAAAAGGCGAGGATGCTATCGCTATCAACAACAACAAATTAATGAGCTAATTGTAAACCGTGGTCATTCGCATGGACATGTAGTACGTTTAAAAGGCGGTGATCCTTTTATTTTTGGAAGAGGTGCAGAGGAAATCGAATATGCCGCTAAATTTGGTTTAGCAACAGCAGTTGTTCCTGGAATTTCTTCATCATTAGCTGTACCTGCATCTCAAAACATTCCGTTAACCAAGCGTGGAAGTTCTGAAAGTTTTTGGGTTATTACAGGAACTACAAAGCAACATCAAATATCAAATGATATTGCGTTAGCTGCAAAATCTAGTGCTACTGTGGTCATCTTAATGGGAATGGGAAAACTTTCACAAATCATACAACTTTTTCAACAAGAAAAGAAAGGGCACTTACCTGTTGCAATCATACAAAACGGAACTACTTCACAAGAAAAAGTAGGCATTGGTACTGTAAATACAATTCAGGACGTCGTTGATAAAGAGAAATTGAGTAATCCTGCAATTATAATATTAGGAGAAGTCGTTAACAACAGGAAAGAGCTTTACAATATTCAATCTCAAATAAACACCAGTATTGCCGTATGA
- a CDS encoding nitrite/sulfite reductase: protein MQSFRTEIENPIVEKDILELERKIRLFKEGQIDEERFRSLRLARGVYGQRQLGVQMIRIKLPYGKVTSEQLHRIADVSDEYSRGRLHITTRQDIQIHHVSLDRTPELWAQLEKDDITLREACGNAVRNITASETAGIDIEEPFDVTPYAHATFQFFLRNPICQEMGRKFKMSFSATEKDTALSFIHDLGFIAKTKNINGKETKGFKVLLGGGLGSQPRHAEVIYEFLETSLLIPTIEGVLRVFDRYGERTKRAKARLKFLVKDLGISSFLQLVQEEQSALAYQHYPIDTSPFEKEISFPKTKIPNTKIDDSFAFELWKETNVIQQKQADLYAIGIKVHLGDFYTDKARLLADLIKEYGANELRFTLRQNILIRHVRKELLPLFYVKLKALGFTEAGYNSVTDITACPGTDTCNLGIASSTGIAAELERVLKSEYPQYVNNKNITIKISGCMNACGQHNMAHIGFQGMSIKVGNLLAPALQVLVGGGVIGNGKGRFSDKLIKIPSKRGPESLRLLLNDFETHKQPHEDFLAYYDRNGKTYFYDLLKHLSDTSNLKEDDFIDWGHSKNYVKAIGVGECAGVVIDLIATLLFESEEKIENATEAFNSKQWSDSIYHSYSAIINTAKALLTASGVKTNTQASIVSNFEETFIVTKKIKLPTTFADFVYQIKKNKPTADFAEKYLNETKSFYQTIDVYRKASLEK from the coding sequence ATGCAAAGTTTTAGAACAGAAATAGAAAACCCAATTGTAGAAAAAGATATTCTGGAATTAGAGCGTAAAATTCGTTTATTTAAAGAAGGTCAAATAGATGAAGAGCGTTTTAGAAGTTTGCGTTTAGCAAGAGGTGTTTACGGCCAACGTCAATTAGGAGTGCAAATGATTCGCATCAAATTACCTTATGGTAAAGTTACCAGTGAACAATTGCATAGAATTGCTGATGTTTCTGACGAATACTCAAGAGGTCGCTTGCACATTACAACTCGCCAAGACATACAAATTCATCATGTGAGTTTAGACAGAACTCCTGAATTGTGGGCACAACTAGAAAAAGATGATATCACTCTAAGAGAAGCTTGTGGAAATGCTGTTAGAAATATTACTGCTTCTGAAACAGCTGGCATTGACATAGAAGAACCTTTTGATGTTACTCCTTATGCTCATGCTACTTTTCAGTTTTTTCTACGAAACCCTATCTGTCAAGAAATGGGACGAAAGTTTAAAATGTCTTTCTCGGCAACAGAAAAAGATACCGCTTTGAGCTTTATACATGATTTAGGATTTATAGCTAAAACTAAAAATATAAACGGAAAAGAAACAAAAGGGTTTAAAGTATTATTAGGGGGTGGACTAGGATCACAACCTCGTCATGCAGAAGTGATATATGAGTTTTTAGAAACCTCTCTACTAATTCCAACGATTGAAGGAGTTTTACGTGTTTTTGATAGATATGGAGAACGAACTAAAAGAGCCAAAGCTCGCTTAAAATTCTTAGTTAAAGACTTAGGTATTTCTTCTTTTCTACAACTAGTTCAAGAAGAACAAAGCGCTCTTGCTTATCAACACTATCCAATAGACACCTCTCCTTTTGAAAAGGAAATTTCTTTTCCTAAAACTAAAATTCCTAACACAAAGATAGATGATTCTTTTGCTTTTGAGTTGTGGAAAGAAACAAATGTAATCCAACAAAAGCAAGCGGATTTATACGCTATCGGTATCAAAGTTCATTTGGGCGATTTTTATACTGACAAAGCTCGCTTGCTCGCTGATTTAATAAAAGAATACGGCGCCAACGAACTTCGTTTTACTTTACGTCAGAACATCTTAATTAGACATGTACGTAAAGAACTATTGCCTTTGTTTTACGTTAAGTTAAAAGCTTTAGGTTTTACAGAAGCAGGATATAATAGTGTAACTGATATCACTGCTTGCCCAGGTACAGATACTTGTAATTTAGGAATTGCTAGTAGTACAGGAATAGCCGCTGAACTTGAACGAGTTTTAAAATCGGAATACCCTCAATATGTAAATAATAAGAATATTACCATCAAAATCAGTGGTTGTATGAATGCCTGCGGACAGCACAACATGGCACATATCGGTTTTCAAGGAATGTCTATAAAAGTAGGAAACTTATTAGCTCCTGCCTTACAAGTGCTTGTTGGTGGAGGCGTTATAGGAAATGGAAAGGGTCGGTTTTCTGATAAACTTATAAAGATTCCTAGTAAAAGAGGCCCTGAGTCTTTACGTCTTCTATTAAATGATTTTGAAACTCATAAGCAACCCCATGAAGATTTCTTAGCTTATTATGACAGAAATGGAAAAACTTACTTCTATGATTTATTAAAGCACTTATCAGATACTTCTAATCTAAAAGAAGATGATTTTATTGACTGGGGGCATAGTAAAAACTACGTAAAAGCCATTGGAGTTGGAGAATGTGCAGGAGTTGTTATTGATTTAATTGCAACCTTATTATTTGAAAGCGAAGAAAAAATAGAAAATGCAACTGAGGCTTTCAACAGTAAGCAGTGGTCTGATAGTATTTACCATTCTTATTCAGCAATCATTAATACAGCAAAAGCACTATTAACTGCATCAGGTGTTAAAACTAATACGCAAGCAAGTATTGTTTCTAATTTTGAAGAAACTTTTATAGTTACTAAAAAAATTAAGTTACCAACAACATTTGCAGACTTTGTTTATCAAATAAAAAAGAATAAACCTACGGCTGATTTTGCTGAAAAATACTTAAACGAAACTAAATCATTTTATCAAACAATAGATGTATATAGAAAGGCATCTTTAGAAAAATAA
- a CDS encoding 2Fe-2S iron-sulfur cluster-binding family protein: MSDITIKITDRKGVMHELIAPTDMAMNLMEVVRSYELAEEGTIGICGGMAMCASCQCYIKSDHQLPEMTPDEDMMLAEAFYVAENSRLGCQIQITPPLDGLEVELAPET, from the coding sequence ATGTCAGATATTACTATAAAAATAACCGACAGAAAAGGTGTAATGCATGAACTAATTGCTCCGACTGATATGGCAATGAATCTAATGGAGGTTGTTCGTTCCTACGAGTTGGCTGAAGAAGGCACTATAGGTATTTGTGGAGGCATGGCAATGTGTGCTTCTTGTCAATGCTATATAAAATCTGATCATCAATTGCCTGAAATGACACCAGATGAAGACATGATGCTAGCAGAAGCATTTTATGTAGCAGAGAATAGCCGATTAGGATGTCAAATCCAAATAACACCTCCGTTAGATGGTCTAGAGGTAGAATTAGCACCAGAAACATAA
- a CDS encoding NAD(P)/FAD-dependent oxidoreductase, whose translation MITTDILIIGAGPTGLFTVFEAGLLKLKCHLIDALPQPGGQCSEIYPKKPIYDIPAYPEILAGDLTKNLLEQIKQFEPGFTLGERADTIERQNDGSFIVTTNKGTKHHAPVVAIAGGLGSFEPRKPPISNITNFEDKGVAYMIREPEVYRNKKVVIAGGGDSALDWSIFLADIASEVTLVHRRNEFRGALDSVERVQALKDIGKINLITPAEIKEIYGKEHVTGVQIVEKGKTPYVYDTDHFIPLFGLSPKLGPIANWGLEIEKNAIKVNNALDYQTNIPGIYAIGDVNTYPGKLKLILCGFHEATLMCQSAFQRIHPDKKYVMKYTTVGGVEGFDGSKKEAPKAVVKAIN comes from the coding sequence ATGATTACAACAGACATACTAATTATAGGAGCGGGACCAACAGGATTATTTACTGTTTTTGAAGCAGGCCTGCTAAAACTAAAATGTCACTTAATAGATGCATTGCCTCAACCAGGAGGACAATGCTCCGAAATATACCCTAAAAAACCTATTTATGACATACCTGCTTATCCTGAAATATTGGCAGGAGATTTAACTAAAAATCTATTAGAGCAAATCAAACAATTTGAACCTGGATTTACATTAGGAGAACGTGCTGATACTATTGAGAGGCAAAATGATGGATCATTTATTGTTACCACAAACAAAGGCACCAAACATCATGCGCCAGTTGTTGCCATTGCCGGTGGACTAGGTAGCTTTGAACCTAGAAAACCTCCTATCTCTAACATTACCAATTTTGAAGACAAAGGTGTTGCTTATATGATTAGAGAACCTGAAGTTTATCGCAATAAAAAAGTAGTAATTGCTGGTGGTGGAGATTCTGCGCTAGACTGGTCTATTTTCCTAGCAGATATTGCCTCTGAAGTAACATTAGTGCATCGAAGAAATGAATTTAGAGGTGCTCTTGACTCTGTAGAGAGAGTTCAAGCACTAAAAGACATCGGAAAAATCAACCTAATAACCCCTGCCGAAATCAAAGAGATCTACGGAAAGGAACACGTTACAGGAGTCCAAATAGTAGAAAAAGGAAAAACCCCATACGTTTATGACACCGACCATTTTATTCCTTTGTTCGGTTTGTCTCCTAAATTAGGTCCTATTGCTAATTGGGGACTAGAAATTGAAAAGAATGCTATCAAAGTAAACAATGCATTAGATTACCAAACAAACATTCCTGGAATTTATGCTATTGGAGATGTCAACACTTATCCTGGAAAATTAAAGTTGATTTTATGTGGTTTCCACGAAGCTACTTTAATGTGCCAAAGTGCCTTTCAACGAATTCACCCAGACAAAAAATACGTAATGAAATATACAACTGTTGGAGGTGTAGAAGGTTTTGATGGATCCAAAAAGGAAGCTCCAAAAGCAGTAGTCAAAGCAATTAACTAA
- the metH gene encoding methionine synthase: MNQQQKYMQLSGLEPLIISPDSNFINVGERTNVAGSRKFLRLIKEEKFDEALAIARHQVDGGAQIIDVNMDDGLIDGKQAMVRFLNLIASEPDICRVPIMIDSSKWEIIEAGLQVVQGKCIVNSISLKEGEEKFVWEATQIKRYGAAVIVMAFDEIGQADNYNRRIAIAKRSYRILVDKVGFPSEDIIFDLNIFPVATGMEEHRKNAIDFIEATRWVRKHLPNVSVSGGVSNVSFSFRGNNTVREAMHSVFLYYAIQAGMNIGIVNPAMLEVYDDIPKNLLTYIEDVILDKREDATERLLDFAETIKGNKKESNDKVLAWRTLPLQERITHALVRGIDAFIIEDTEEARLKSERPLQVIEGHLMTGMNVVGDLFGEGKMFLPQVVKSARVMKKAVAYLNPFIEAEKGEKQKAIGKILMATVKGDVHDIGKNIVAVVLGCNNYEIVDLGVMVPPEKIIETAKKENVDAIGLSGLITPSLDEMVYLAKEMEREQLQIPLLIGGATTSKAHTAVKIDTQYKNAVVHVNDASRAVTIVGDLLNKKTKNAYTIKLKKDYEEFRNKFLKRGKSKAYISLKEARNRKFKINWNTTNITKPKELGIQTLEQLSLKELVPFIDWSPFFRSWDLHGKFPNILTDEVVGKEASSLYKDAQKMLYKIISKQLFKAKGIFGLFEANTINDDDISIQKKGKEIAVFRTLRQQLKKREDKPSFALADFIAPKKTGKTDYMGAFCTAIFGADELAEKYKHNQDDYNAIMVQALADRFAEAFAEYLHYKIRVKHWGYGTNENLTNDDLIKENYIGIRPAPGYPACPDHLEKETIWQLLSVEQRIGVSLTESLAMWPAAAVSGYYFANEEAKYFGLGKITDDQVKDFSARKNITLEKSRKWLHPTIADN; the protein is encoded by the coding sequence ATGAATCAACAACAAAAATACATGCAACTATCAGGCTTAGAACCATTAATTATTTCTCCTGATAGCAACTTTATCAATGTAGGTGAGCGTACAAATGTGGCTGGATCTCGTAAATTCCTAAGATTGATTAAAGAAGAAAAATTTGATGAAGCTCTTGCTATTGCTCGTCATCAAGTAGATGGAGGAGCTCAAATTATTGATGTCAATATGGACGATGGTCTTATTGATGGGAAACAAGCCATGGTTCGGTTTCTTAACTTAATTGCATCTGAACCAGACATCTGCCGAGTTCCTATTATGATTGACAGCTCCAAATGGGAAATCATAGAAGCAGGGTTGCAAGTCGTACAAGGAAAATGCATTGTTAATTCAATCAGCTTAAAAGAAGGCGAGGAAAAATTTGTTTGGGAGGCTACCCAAATTAAACGGTATGGTGCCGCTGTTATTGTAATGGCTTTTGATGAAATTGGACAGGCAGATAATTACAATAGAAGAATAGCAATTGCAAAACGTTCTTATCGCATATTAGTTGACAAAGTTGGATTCCCTTCTGAGGATATCATTTTCGATCTCAATATATTTCCTGTAGCTACGGGTATGGAAGAGCACCGAAAAAACGCCATTGACTTTATTGAAGCAACTCGCTGGGTTCGAAAACACCTACCCAATGTTAGTGTTAGCGGAGGAGTTAGTAATGTTTCTTTTTCATTCAGAGGAAATAACACCGTACGTGAAGCAATGCATTCCGTATTCTTATACTATGCCATACAAGCAGGAATGAACATTGGAATTGTAAACCCTGCAATGTTAGAAGTTTACGATGACATTCCTAAGAACTTATTAACCTATATTGAAGATGTTATATTAGATAAACGAGAAGATGCTACCGAGCGCTTGCTAGATTTTGCTGAGACTATAAAAGGAAATAAAAAAGAAAGTAATGACAAAGTACTTGCTTGGAGAACACTGCCTTTACAAGAAAGAATTACTCATGCCTTGGTAAGAGGAATCGATGCCTTTATTATAGAAGATACTGAAGAGGCTAGATTAAAATCTGAACGTCCTTTACAAGTTATTGAAGGGCACTTAATGACCGGTATGAATGTTGTTGGTGACTTATTCGGAGAAGGTAAAATGTTTTTACCTCAAGTAGTAAAATCTGCCCGAGTTATGAAAAAAGCTGTTGCTTATTTAAACCCTTTTATTGAGGCAGAAAAAGGCGAAAAACAAAAAGCTATTGGAAAAATATTAATGGCAACTGTGAAAGGAGATGTTCATGATATTGGTAAAAATATAGTGGCTGTCGTTTTAGGTTGCAACAATTATGAAATTGTTGATTTAGGGGTTATGGTGCCTCCTGAAAAAATTATTGAAACTGCTAAAAAAGAAAATGTTGATGCTATTGGCTTAAGCGGATTAATTACTCCTTCATTAGATGAAATGGTGTATTTAGCTAAGGAAATGGAAAGAGAGCAACTCCAAATTCCTTTATTAATTGGTGGTGCAACAACCTCCAAAGCACATACTGCTGTGAAAATAGACACCCAATATAAAAATGCAGTAGTTCATGTTAATGACGCTTCTAGAGCTGTTACTATTGTAGGAGACTTATTAAATAAAAAAACCAAAAATGCATATACTATTAAACTTAAAAAAGATTATGAAGAATTTCGTAATAAGTTCTTAAAAAGAGGGAAATCTAAAGCTTATATTTCTTTAAAAGAAGCTCGTAATCGGAAGTTTAAAATTAATTGGAATACCACAAATATTACAAAACCTAAAGAACTTGGTATCCAAACACTAGAACAACTCAGTTTAAAAGAATTAGTACCTTTTATAGATTGGTCTCCTTTTTTCAGATCGTGGGACTTACATGGAAAATTTCCTAATATCTTAACAGATGAAGTTGTAGGAAAAGAAGCTAGTAGTTTGTATAAAGATGCCCAAAAAATGCTTTATAAAATCATTTCAAAACAACTATTTAAGGCTAAAGGTATTTTTGGGCTTTTTGAAGCAAATACAATTAATGATGACGATATTTCTATTCAAAAAAAAGGAAAAGAAATAGCTGTTTTCAGAACACTTCGTCAACAATTAAAAAAGCGAGAGGACAAACCTAGCTTTGCTTTAGCTGATTTTATTGCTCCTAAAAAAACAGGTAAAACTGATTATATGGGAGCTTTTTGTACTGCTATTTTTGGAGCCGATGAATTAGCTGAAAAATACAAACATAATCAGGATGATTATAACGCTATAATGGTACAAGCTTTAGCGGATCGCTTCGCAGAAGCTTTTGCAGAATATTTACATTATAAAATACGCGTCAAGCACTGGGGATATGGAACGAATGAAAACTTAACTAATGATGACTTAATAAAGGAAAACTATATAGGCATTCGCCCTGCTCCTGGCTACCCAGCTTGCCCAGATCATTTAGAAAAAGAAACGATATGGCAATTATTAAGTGTCGAGCAACGAATTGGAGTTAGCTTAACAGAGAGCTTAGCCATGTGGCCAGCTGCTGCTGTTTCAGGCTACTATTTTGCTAACGAAGAAGCTAAATACTTTGGATTAGGAAAAATAACTGACGATCAGGTAAAAGATTTTTCCGCAAGAAAAAACATCACTTTAGAAAAGTCCAGAAAATGGCTACACCCAACAATTGCTGATAACTAA
- the cysM gene encoding cysteine synthase CysM: MKTKKITDFVGNTPLIEVSNVIHKKDVRLLLKLEGNNPGGSVKDRAAYNMIFQALNRRNIKKGDHLIEATSGNTGIALAFISNILGLKMTLVMPENATEERIKTMKAYGAEVLLTPKEEGIEGARDLAQRIRYKKGYFMLNQFENNDNWKAHYKTTGPEIWKDTEGEVTHFVSAMGTTGTIMGVSTYLKEQNPNIKIIGAQPTDGSKIPGIRKWSKEYLPKIFDRSKVDEIIEVSENQARNMTRKLASQEGVFGGMSSGGAVHVALEVAHKIEKGVIVAIICDIGDRYLSSNLYNY; this comes from the coding sequence ATGAAGACTAAAAAGATAACCGATTTTGTAGGAAATACTCCACTTATAGAAGTTAGTAATGTTATACATAAAAAAGACGTACGCTTATTATTAAAATTAGAAGGCAATAACCCTGGCGGAAGCGTAAAAGATAGAGCTGCCTATAATATGATCTTTCAAGCTCTAAACAGAAGGAATATTAAAAAAGGAGATCATTTAATTGAAGCTACAAGTGGAAACACAGGCATTGCGCTTGCTTTCATTTCAAATATTCTTGGTTTAAAAATGACACTAGTAATGCCTGAAAATGCTACCGAAGAGCGTATTAAAACGATGAAGGCTTATGGAGCCGAAGTTCTTTTAACTCCTAAGGAAGAAGGTATTGAAGGAGCAAGAGACTTAGCGCAACGCATTCGCTATAAGAAAGGTTACTTTATGCTCAATCAATTTGAAAACAATGATAATTGGAAAGCACATTACAAAACAACAGGTCCTGAAATATGGAAGGATACCGAAGGAGAGGTAACCCACTTTGTTTCGGCCATGGGAACTACTGGAACTATTATGGGCGTATCTACGTATTTAAAAGAACAAAATCCAAACATAAAAATTATAGGAGCTCAACCTACTGACGGCTCTAAAATACCAGGTATTCGAAAATGGTCTAAAGAATATCTCCCAAAAATATTTGATCGCTCTAAAGTAGATGAAATCATTGAAGTGAGCGAAAATCAAGCGCGCAATATGACTCGAAAACTAGCCAGTCAAGAAGGAGTTTTTGGAGGAATGAGCAGCGGTGGTGCAGTACACGTTGCTTTAGAGGTAGCTCATAAAATAGAAAAAGGCGTTATTGTTGCAATTATTTGTGATATAGGAGACCGATACTTATCATCCAATTTATATAATTACTAA
- a CDS encoding homocysteine S-methyltransferase family protein yields MPNIYQEIQKRILVLDGAMGTMLQEYKFTEDDFRGKRFKNYPIPLKGNNDLLSITQPEAVKEVHRKYFIAGADIVETNTFSGTTIAMADYQMEDLVYELNYQSAKIAKQVAQEFTKNTPSKPRFVAGAMGPTNRTASMSPDVNDPGYRAITFNELRIAYKQQAEALLDGGADILLVETVFDTLNAKAALFAIEEVKQERNITVPIMVSGTITDASGRTLSGQTAEAFLISVSHIPLLSVGFNCALGANLLQPHLEAIASKTNFAISAHPNAGLPNAFGEYDETPEETALQIEEYLKKNLINIIGGCCGTTPNHIKAISQIASKYKPRETFDQTH; encoded by the coding sequence ATGCCCAACATTTATCAAGAAATACAAAAACGAATTCTCGTACTCGATGGAGCTATGGGAACTATGCTTCAAGAATATAAATTTACTGAAGATGATTTTCGTGGAAAACGTTTTAAAAACTATCCAATACCTTTAAAAGGTAATAACGATTTACTGTCAATTACTCAGCCTGAAGCAGTAAAAGAGGTACACCGTAAATATTTTATCGCTGGTGCAGATATTGTTGAAACCAATACATTTTCTGGAACAACCATTGCCATGGCTGATTATCAAATGGAAGATTTGGTATATGAATTAAATTATCAGTCTGCTAAAATAGCGAAACAAGTTGCCCAAGAGTTTACTAAAAACACTCCTAGTAAACCTCGATTTGTAGCTGGAGCCATGGGCCCCACAAATAGAACGGCAAGTATGTCTCCTGATGTAAACGACCCTGGCTATCGAGCAATTACTTTTAATGAACTTCGCATAGCATACAAACAACAAGCAGAAGCTTTACTTGATGGTGGAGCTGATATACTATTGGTTGAAACAGTATTTGACACCTTAAATGCCAAAGCTGCTCTATTCGCTATCGAAGAAGTCAAACAAGAGCGGAATATTACAGTTCCTATCATGGTTTCTGGAACGATCACAGACGCTTCTGGAAGAACTCTTTCTGGACAAACTGCGGAAGCTTTTCTGATTTCTGTTTCTCATATCCCTCTATTATCCGTCGGGTTTAATTGCGCTTTAGGAGCCAACTTGCTACAGCCTCACTTAGAAGCAATTGCTTCTAAAACAAATTTTGCAATTTCTGCACACCCAAATGCAGGACTACCAAACGCTTTTGGTGAATATGATGAAACTCCTGAAGAAACTGCATTGCAAATAGAAGAGTATCTAAAAAAGAATTTAATTAATATTATTGGAGGTTGCTGCGGAACAACCCCTAACCATATTAAAGCAATCTCCCAAATAGCTTCAAAATACAAACCAAGAGAAACGTTTGATCAAACGCACTAA